The following proteins come from a genomic window of Campylobacter concisus:
- a CDS encoding DNA-binding protein: protein MLKDKIINNKSGIVLYGLTPPKAEFDEVKLKEIAAKWDKRITYVQADGLVLYEIQDESSRIKSERTFEFSDTLSPEIYYSKYLNLKTPSIFYRVANKYNESEFRANLAKSSSDINVFVGIASGKVEPKMSLERAYEIARDEFKELVVGGVCIAERHAKKGDEEQRMSQKAKMGAKFFISQAVFDVNLAKNLLTSVAKSGLNLPIILTFTTCGTPKTLEFIKWLGISVDEKSEKRMLESDDFLATASQICLENFAELYEFAKKLGINVGVNVESVMAKRAEIEASLELTHKMREVF, encoded by the coding sequence ATGTTAAAAGATAAGATCATAAACAATAAAAGTGGCATAGTTCTTTACGGTCTAACACCTCCAAAGGCCGAATTTGACGAGGTGAAGCTTAAAGAGATCGCTGCAAAATGGGACAAGAGGATCACATATGTGCAGGCTGATGGCTTGGTGCTTTACGAGATCCAAGATGAAAGTAGCCGTATAAAAAGCGAGCGAACCTTTGAATTTAGTGATACATTAAGCCCTGAAATTTATTACTCAAAGTATCTAAATTTAAAGACACCAAGCATCTTTTATAGAGTCGCGAACAAATATAATGAGAGCGAATTTAGAGCAAATTTAGCCAAAAGTAGTAGTGACATAAATGTCTTTGTCGGTATTGCTTCTGGCAAAGTAGAGCCTAAAATGAGCTTAGAGCGTGCTTATGAGATCGCTAGAGACGAGTTTAAAGAGCTTGTAGTGGGTGGTGTTTGCATAGCTGAGAGGCATGCTAAAAAGGGCGATGAAGAGCAAAGGATGAGCCAAAAGGCCAAAATGGGAGCAAAATTTTTCATCTCGCAGGCGGTTTTTGATGTAAATTTGGCTAAAAATTTACTAACAAGTGTGGCAAAAAGTGGGTTAAATTTGCCTATAATTTTGACTTTTACGACTTGCGGCACGCCAAAAACGCTAGAGTTTATCAAGTGGCTTGGTATAAGTGTTGATGAAAAAAGCGAGAAAAGGATGCTTGAGAGTGATGATTTTTTAGCCACGGCATCACAAATTTGCCTTGAAAATTTCGCAGAGCTTTATGAATTTGCCAAAAAGCTTGGTATAAACGTCGGCGTCAATGTTGAAAGTGTAATGGCAAAAAGAGCCGAGATAGAAGCGAGCCTAGAGCTAACACATAAGATGAGAGAGGTGTTTTGA
- a CDS encoding mannose-1-phosphate guanylyltransferase/mannose-6-phosphate isomerase: protein MTNILLCGGSGTRLWPISRTLMPKQFIKLFDDRSLFQLTALRNSEICDNTFVITNIDHYYLVIDQIENLSITNFKYLLEPVGRNTAPAITLACLALDPNEIVLVTPSDHLIKDIKAYHTSVKAAKELAEQNFLVTFGIKPKSPETGFGYIESYNGDVKAFYEKPDHERAVKFLKDQNFYWNSGMFVFKAGIFLDQMKIFAPEIFEACKLAFDNAKKDEFDIKIDVIDMQNIPQNSIDYAVMEKSDIVKMVSLDASWSDLGSFDSLDEQLQKDINGNTINSDLVQINSHNNLVLSSGKKIALIDVDDLAVVDTKDALLISKKSSSQKVKNVVEILKEESSELCNTHVTTNRPWGNYTVLENQDGYKIKIIEVKPGKRLSLQKHFHRNEHWIVLSGSATVTIGETTRLVCPNESIYIKMGEVHRLSNEGKIPVVLIEAQVGEYTGEDDIIRLDDDFKR from the coding sequence ATGACAAATATATTATTATGTGGTGGTTCTGGTACGAGGTTGTGGCCTATTAGCAGGACTTTGATGCCAAAACAATTTATTAAATTATTTGATGACAGGTCACTTTTTCAGCTAACTGCACTACGAAATAGTGAAATTTGTGACAATACATTTGTGATTACAAATATTGATCATTACTACTTGGTGATAGATCAGATAGAAAATTTAAGTATCACAAATTTTAAATATCTGCTCGAGCCAGTTGGTAGAAATACTGCACCAGCGATCACACTAGCTTGCCTTGCACTTGATCCAAATGAGATTGTTTTAGTAACGCCATCGGATCATTTGATAAAGGACATTAAAGCATACCACACAAGCGTAAAAGCTGCAAAGGAGCTGGCAGAGCAAAATTTCTTAGTTACTTTTGGTATAAAGCCAAAGTCGCCTGAGACAGGATTTGGATATATAGAGAGCTATAATGGTGATGTAAAGGCTTTTTATGAAAAGCCAGACCATGAAAGGGCAGTAAAATTTCTAAAAGATCAAAATTTCTACTGGAATTCTGGTATGTTTGTTTTTAAAGCAGGCATTTTTTTGGATCAGATGAAAATTTTTGCTCCTGAGATATTTGAAGCGTGTAAACTTGCTTTTGATAATGCAAAAAAAGACGAATTTGATATCAAAATAGACGTTATCGACATGCAAAATATTCCCCAAAATAGCATAGATTATGCTGTGATGGAAAAATCAGATATCGTAAAAATGGTATCCTTGGATGCTTCTTGGAGTGATCTTGGAAGTTTTGATAGTTTGGATGAGCAGCTACAAAAAGATATCAATGGAAACACAATAAATAGCGATCTTGTGCAGATAAATTCTCACAATAATCTAGTCCTATCTAGCGGCAAAAAAATAGCCTTGATAGATGTTGATGATCTAGCCGTAGTTGACACCAAAGATGCTCTTTTGATCTCTAAAAAATCCTCTAGCCAAAAAGTAAAAAATGTTGTGGAAATTTTAAAAGAGGAGAGCTCTGAGCTTTGCAATACTCATGTTACGACAAATAGGCCATGGGGAAACTACACGGTTCTTGAAAATCAAGATGGATATAAGATAAAAATCATAGAAGTAAAACCTGGCAAGAGGCTATCTTTACAAAAGCACTTTCATAGAAATGAGCACTGGATAGTTTTGTCTGGTAGTGCCACAGTTACGATCGGCGAGACAACTAGACTTGTTTGTCCTAATGAGTCTATCTATATAAAAATGGGCGAAGTTCATAGACTATCTAATGAAGGAAAAATCCCTGTGGTTTTAATAGAAGCTCAGGTTGGCGAATATACAGGTGAAGATGATATAATTCGCCTAGACGATGATTTTAAAAGGTGA
- the gmd gene encoding GDP-mannose 4,6-dehydratase: protein MDKKVALITGITGQDGSYLAEFLLKKGYIVHGIKRRTSLFNTDRIDHLYQDPHVDNRNFFLHYGDMTDSMNLTRIIQEVQPDEIYNLAAMSHVQVSFETPEYVANADGTGTLRLLEAIRILGLEKKTKIYQASTSELYGKVQETPQSETTPFYPRSPYAVAKMYAYWITVNYREAYGIFACNGILFNHESPVRGETFVTRKITRAASKIALGLQDKLYLGNLDAKRDWGHAKDYVKMMWMILQAPQPEDWVIATGQTTAVRDFVKFAFAYTGINLRFEGAGVDEVGVVDSLNFEKVKELKLDISHLSIGQIVVCVDPRYFRPTEVDLLLGDPSKAEKKLGWKREFNLQDLVNDMMKSDLKLMAKDLYLKDGGYEIMSYFE, encoded by the coding sequence ATGGATAAAAAAGTAGCGTTAATAACTGGTATAACAGGTCAAGACGGGTCGTATCTGGCAGAATTTTTACTAAAAAAAGGCTATATAGTACATGGTATAAAAAGACGAACGAGTCTTTTTAATACAGATAGGATAGATCATCTCTATCAAGATCCACATGTTGATAATAGAAATTTTTTCTTGCACTATGGCGACATGACAGACTCTATGAACCTAACAAGGATCATCCAAGAGGTGCAGCCAGATGAAATTTACAACCTAGCTGCCATGAGCCACGTACAAGTAAGCTTTGAAACTCCAGAATATGTCGCAAATGCTGATGGCACAGGCACTCTTAGGTTGCTTGAGGCTATAAGGATATTAGGACTTGAAAAAAAGACTAAAATTTATCAAGCTTCTACCTCTGAGCTCTACGGAAAAGTACAAGAGACACCGCAAAGTGAGACTACACCATTTTATCCAAGAAGCCCTTATGCAGTCGCAAAGATGTATGCGTACTGGATAACGGTTAATTATAGAGAGGCTTATGGTATTTTTGCTTGTAACGGTATATTGTTTAACCATGAATCACCAGTTAGAGGCGAAACATTTGTAACTAGAAAGATCACAAGGGCAGCTAGTAAGATAGCGCTCGGGCTTCAAGACAAGCTTTATCTTGGAAATTTAGACGCCAAAAGAGACTGGGGCCATGCAAAAGACTATGTGAAGATGATGTGGATGATACTGCAAGCCCCACAGCCAGAAGACTGGGTGATAGCGACTGGACAAACGACAGCGGTTAGAGATTTTGTAAAATTTGCATTTGCCTATACTGGTATAAATTTGAGATTTGAAGGGGCTGGCGTAGATGAGGTAGGGGTCGTAGACTCACTAAATTTTGAAAAGGTAAAAGAGTTAAAATTAGACATATCACATTTAAGCATTGGTCAAATAGTGGTTTGTGTAGATCCAAGATACTTTAGACCAACGGAGGTTGATTTGCTGCTTGGAGACCCTAGCAAGGCGGAGAAAAAACTAGGCTGGAAGAGAGAATTTAACCTTCAGGACCTAGTAAATGATATGATGAAGTCGGACTTAAAGCTCATGGCAAAAGATCTCTATCTAAAAGATGGCGGATATGAGATAATGAGCTATTTCGAGTAA
- a CDS encoding GDP-L-fucose synthase family protein, protein MDKNSKIYLAGHKGLVGSAIVRNLKSKGYENIITRTHSELDLMDQKAVCEFFEKEKPEYVVLAAAKVGGIVANSTYRADFIYENLQIQNNVIHQSYLHKVKKLLFLGSTCIYPKNAPQPMSEDVLLTSPLEYTNEPYAIAKIAGMKMCESYNLQYGTNFISVMPTNLYGPNDNFDLETSHVLPALIRKIHLAKLLSEEKFGEVVKDLKVRDINEAMVYLDKFGISKDRVEIWGTGEPRREFLHSEDMADACVFLLENRDFKDIYDKNSKEIRNTHINIGTGKDISINELANFVKNIIGFKGELYFNDNKPDGTMLKLTDPSKLHSLGWKHKVELEYGIKTLYEWYLKNMEKIK, encoded by the coding sequence ATGGATAAAAATAGCAAAATTTATTTAGCAGGACATAAGGGATTGGTAGGCTCTGCTATAGTGAGAAATTTAAAATCAAAAGGCTATGAAAATATAATCACAAGAACTCATAGCGAGCTTGATCTTATGGATCAAAAAGCAGTTTGTGAGTTTTTTGAAAAAGAAAAGCCCGAGTATGTAGTGCTAGCTGCTGCAAAGGTCGGTGGAATAGTGGCTAATAGCACTTATAGGGCTGATTTTATATATGAAAATTTACAAATTCAAAATAATGTGATCCATCAAAGCTATCTGCATAAGGTAAAAAAACTATTATTTCTGGGGAGTACTTGCATATATCCTAAAAATGCTCCACAGCCAATGAGCGAGGATGTGCTTTTGACATCTCCGCTTGAATACACAAATGAGCCATATGCGATAGCCAAAATAGCTGGCATGAAGATGTGTGAGAGCTATAATTTGCAGTACGGCACAAATTTCATATCTGTAATGCCTACAAATTTGTATGGTCCAAATGATAACTTTGATCTAGAAACTTCGCATGTATTGCCAGCACTTATAAGAAAGATACACCTAGCAAAGCTTTTAAGTGAAGAAAAATTTGGCGAAGTGGTAAAAGATCTAAAAGTAAGAGATATAAATGAAGCTATGGTTTATCTTGATAAATTTGGTATTTCAAAAGATAGAGTAGAAATTTGGGGCACAGGAGAGCCTAGACGAGAGTTTCTACACTCAGAAGATATGGCCGATGCCTGCGTGTTTTTACTGGAAAATAGAGACTTTAAAGATATTTATGATAAAAATAGCAAAGAGATAAGAAATACGCATATAAATATAGGTACAGGCAAAGATATCTCGATAAATGAGCTAGCAAATTTTGTTAAAAATATAATTGGCTTTAAAGGCGAGCTATATTTTAATGATAACAAGCCTGATGGAACGATGCTAAAACTAACGGACCCGTCTAAGCTCCACTCTCTTGGCTGGAAACATAAAGTAGAGCTTGAATATGGGATAAAGACACTTTATGAGTGGTATTTAAAAAATATGGAGAAAATAAAATGA
- the rfbF gene encoding glucose-1-phosphate cytidylyltransferase — translation MKVLLLAGGYGTRLSEETDIRPKPMVEIGGKPILWHIMKIYSSYGFNDFILLLGYKGYYIKEYFANYFLHQSNFTIDMATGKTEILNNSSEPWKVTLLDTGLDSMTGGRIKRAKEFIKNETFMLTYGDGVSDVNIKKLVEFHKQNKVKATMTAIQPAGRFGALDISANLINKFVEKPAGDGNWINGGFMVCEPEVLDLIESDETIFEQYPLQILAKNSQLGAYRHSGFWQCMDTLRDKVYLNELWNKGKAPWKIWK, via the coding sequence ATGAAAGTATTACTGTTAGCAGGTGGGTATGGAACAAGACTTAGTGAGGAAACTGATATAAGACCAAAGCCAATGGTTGAGATAGGTGGAAAGCCAATATTGTGGCATATTATGAAAATTTATTCTAGCTACGGGTTTAATGATTTTATTCTTCTTCTTGGCTATAAGGGCTACTATATTAAAGAGTATTTTGCTAATTATTTTTTACATCAGAGTAATTTTACTATTGATATGGCAACTGGAAAAACCGAGATATTAAATAATTCTAGTGAACCTTGGAAAGTAACTCTTTTAGATACTGGATTAGATAGTATGACAGGTGGAAGAATTAAAAGAGCAAAAGAATTTATAAAAAATGAAACCTTTATGCTCACGTATGGCGATGGTGTAAGCGATGTAAATATTAAAAAACTTGTTGAATTTCATAAACAAAATAAAGTTAAAGCAACTATGACAGCCATCCAGCCAGCAGGAAGATTTGGAGCACTAGATATAAGTGCAAATTTAATAAATAAATTTGTCGAAAAACCCGCCGGTGATGGAAATTGGATAAACGGCGGTTTTATGGTATGTGAACCAGAAGTCTTGGATTTAATAGAATCGGATGAAACTATTTTCGAGCAATACCCACTGCAGATTCTAGCAAAAAATAGCCAACTCGGCGCTTATAGGCATAGCGGTTTTTGGCAGTGTATGGATACTTTAAGAGATAAAGTGTATTTAAATGAACTTTGGAATAAAGGAAAGGCACCATGGAAAATTTGGAAATGA
- the rfbG gene encoding CDP-glucose 4,6-dehydratase, translating to MENLEMKNLFCGIYENKTVLVTGHTGFKGSWLVYWLSQMGAKVIGYALEAPTSPNHIGLLNPDIISVTGDIRDLDGLNQIFSKYKPDIVFHLAAQPIVRISYEKPIETYETNVIGTLKVFEACRKNNAKAIVNITSDKAYENKEWVWGYRENDPMGGYDPYSSSKGCADLLTSSYRNSYFNTKDYKKTHNTLLVTCRAGNVIGGGDWAKDRLITDVMVSASQGKKISIRNPNATRPWQHVLECISGYLHIGQKLLEERVEYSGAWNFGPSNDRSICVEEVIKNIKKHWNKIDYEISQDLGQPHEANLLKLDCSKAYALLKWKDVWGSETTFEKTAKWYKAYYENNREILTQSDLENYIRDANSKKIEWSVSK from the coding sequence ATGGAAAATTTGGAAATGAAAAACCTTTTCTGTGGGATTTATGAAAATAAAACAGTTCTGGTAACAGGGCATACAGGATTTAAAGGATCTTGGCTTGTTTATTGGCTTAGTCAAATGGGTGCAAAAGTTATAGGTTACGCACTAGAAGCTCCTACAAGCCCAAACCATATAGGACTTTTAAACCCAGATATCATTTCTGTGACTGGTGATATTAGGGATTTAGATGGATTAAATCAGATATTTAGTAAATATAAGCCAGATATTGTATTTCATTTAGCAGCACAACCTATTGTAAGAATATCTTATGAAAAACCGATAGAAACTTATGAAACAAATGTTATAGGAACACTAAAAGTTTTTGAAGCTTGTCGCAAAAATAATGCAAAAGCAATAGTAAATATCACAAGTGATAAAGCTTATGAAAATAAAGAGTGGGTCTGGGGCTATAGGGAAAATGATCCAATGGGAGGATACGATCCTTATAGTTCAAGCAAGGGGTGTGCAGATTTATTGACTTCTTCCTATAGAAATTCATACTTTAATACAAAAGATTATAAAAAAACACATAATACTTTATTAGTAACTTGTAGAGCAGGAAATGTAATAGGTGGTGGGGACTGGGCTAAAGATAGGCTTATAACGGACGTGATGGTATCAGCATCACAAGGCAAAAAAATAAGTATTAGAAACCCAAATGCCACAAGACCATGGCAGCATGTACTAGAGTGTATTAGCGGGTATCTTCATATAGGACAAAAACTTTTAGAAGAACGAGTTGAGTATTCTGGGGCATGGAACTTTGGCCCAAGCAATGATAGAAGTATTTGTGTAGAAGAAGTTATAAAAAATATAAAAAAGCATTGGAATAAAATAGATTATGAGATAAGTCAGGATCTAGGTCAACCTCATGAAGCAAATTTACTAAAGTTGGATTGCTCAAAGGCTTATGCTTTATTGAAGTGGAAAGATGTTTGGGGTAGTGAGACTACATTCGAAAAAACTGCAAAATGGTACAAAGCTTACTATGAAAATAATAGAGAGATATTGACGCAAAGCGATTTAGAAAATTATATTAGAGATGCAAATAGTAAGAAAATAGAATGGTCTGTAAGTAAATGA
- a CDS encoding NAD-dependent epimerase/dehydratase, producing the protein MKILLAGSTGFLGRCLLESFIKNGHEVIALKRSTSNTNIIDKNLNDIKFYNVDEVALRDIFKNNKVDIVVNTVTNYGKNNNSVSEIVMTNLMFGLELLENSINNTKAFINTDTLLYRNINAYAFSKAQLVDWMIYLSNKNTKIINVRLEHMYGPFGGHNNFICWLVGQLRQNVQKVKLTSGLQKRDFIYIDDVVSAYEVIIKNISKFQDYEEFELGTGNSIEVKVFIEKVYKEILKQQNINTKLLFGAIAYRENENMDMKANIQKLVSFGWKPEVSIESGIKKILNSKD; encoded by the coding sequence ATGAAAATACTATTGGCTGGAAGTACAGGTTTTTTAGGAAGGTGTCTATTGGAGTCTTTTATAAAAAATGGACATGAAGTTATTGCCTTAAAAAGAAGTACATCAAATACAAATATTATTGATAAAAATTTAAATGACATTAAGTTTTATAATGTTGACGAGGTGGCATTGCGAGATATTTTTAAAAATAATAAAGTAGATATAGTGGTTAATACTGTTACTAATTATGGGAAAAATAACAATAGTGTATCTGAAATAGTAATGACAAATTTAATGTTTGGACTAGAGCTTTTAGAAAATTCTATCAATAATACTAAAGCATTTATAAATACTGATACATTATTATATAGAAACATAAATGCGTACGCTTTTTCAAAAGCACAATTAGTAGATTGGATGATTTATTTATCAAATAAAAATACAAAAATTATAAATGTAAGATTAGAACATATGTATGGCCCTTTTGGCGGGCATAATAATTTTATTTGTTGGCTAGTAGGACAACTAAGACAAAATGTACAAAAAGTTAAGTTAACGTCGGGTCTTCAAAAAAGAGATTTTATTTATATTGATGATGTTGTAAGTGCATATGAAGTGATTATTAAAAATATAAGTAAATTTCAAGATTATGAAGAATTTGAGCTGGGTACTGGAAATTCAATTGAAGTTAAAGTTTTTATAGAAAAAGTATATAAAGAGATATTAAAACAACAAAATATAAATACCAAGCTTCTTTTCGGGGCCATTGCTTATAGAGAAAATGAAAATATGGACATGAAAGCAAATATTCAAAAGCTGGTTAGTTTTGGATGGAAACCAGAAGTTTCTATAGAAAGTGGAATTAAAAAAATATTAAATAGTAAGGATTGA